A stretch of the Saprospiraceae bacterium genome encodes the following:
- a CDS encoding DUF1501 domain-containing protein has product MKRRKFLQVSSLASVPMLINGIPVSAVARNSFLDFVSPENDKVLVLIQLTGGNDGLNMVLPLDQYSNLDKVRSKIMIKESLAIKLRTDLGLHPSMTGLKSLFDASKLKLIQSVGYPNQNRSHFRSTDIWTSGSSAERVETTGWLGRYYMENHLSYPSGYPNTDNPDPLAITVGSLVSQTCQGSVANFSLAINDPATLAPLNEPAFPTTIPTTNYGNELKYLIDTLKQTNDYTDVIKDAYDAAGGTIATTGNRLLDQLNIVAQLIKGGMKTKVYVVSIGTFDTHANQCDPDDHEIGTHADLLKQLSDAIAGFQAAIDQSGNSKRVLGMTFSEFGRRIKANDSTGTDHGSAAPMFLFGSCVNPGILGNNPTINANVTNDEGVAMQYDFRSIYASVLIDWFQVAPSVVSQLLFQEFQKLPVIEGCSPTSVQDYDRDFSLNFEAYPNPAQESSKISFECKDEFIRITVFNSIGSEIQVLHSGRMSSGKHELDLNLKDLASGNYYVRIASESAQKTKALIKL; this is encoded by the coding sequence ATGAAAAGAAGAAAATTTTTGCAAGTTAGTTCCCTGGCATCTGTGCCGATGTTAATCAATGGGATCCCTGTAAGTGCGGTGGCTAGAAATTCATTTTTGGATTTTGTTAGTCCTGAAAATGATAAAGTATTGGTGTTGATTCAATTGACAGGTGGTAATGATGGTTTAAACATGGTGCTTCCATTAGACCAATATTCGAATCTTGATAAGGTTCGTAGTAAAATAATGATTAAAGAAAGTTTGGCGATTAAACTTCGTACGGATCTTGGTCTGCATCCTTCGATGACTGGTTTAAAATCTTTATTTGATGCCAGTAAACTAAAATTGATTCAGTCTGTAGGATATCCTAATCAAAACCGTTCGCATTTTAGATCAACTGATATTTGGACTTCGGGTTCTAGTGCTGAACGGGTTGAAACAACTGGTTGGTTAGGCAGGTATTATATGGAAAATCACCTCAGCTACCCATCGGGGTATCCAAATACGGACAATCCTGACCCTTTGGCAATAACTGTTGGATCGCTTGTGAGCCAGACATGTCAGGGTTCGGTCGCAAATTTTAGCTTAGCGATTAATGATCCTGCGACACTAGCTCCTCTAAACGAGCCAGCTTTTCCTACAACTATCCCAACAACGAATTATGGGAATGAACTGAAATATTTAATTGACACATTAAAGCAAACCAACGATTATACCGATGTAATTAAAGATGCATATGACGCGGCAGGTGGAACTATTGCTACAACAGGCAACAGATTGCTGGATCAATTGAATATTGTGGCTCAATTAATTAAAGGGGGCATGAAAACAAAAGTGTATGTGGTAAGTATTGGCACTTTTGATACCCACGCAAATCAATGTGATCCGGATGATCATGAAATAGGAACCCATGCAGATTTATTAAAGCAATTATCTGATGCAATTGCAGGATTTCAAGCAGCAATTGACCAATCAGGGAATAGTAAACGCGTATTAGGGATGACTTTTTCAGAATTTGGAAGAAGAATTAAAGCCAATGATTCAACCGGAACAGATCATGGTTCAGCAGCGCCTATGTTTTTATTCGGCAGTTGTGTAAATCCTGGGATACTTGGAAATAATCCAACGATCAATGCAAACGTTACCAATGATGAAGGAGTTGCAATGCAGTATGATTTCAGATCGATCTATGCTTCCGTATTGATTGATTGGTTTCAGGTTGCTCCATCAGTTGTGAGTCAGTTACTATTCCAGGAATTCCAAAAATTGCCTGTAATTGAAGGCTGCTCCCCAACTTCTGTTCAGGATTATGATCGCGATTTTTCATTAAATTTTGAAGCGTATCCAAATCCTGCACAAGAATCATCTAAAATTAGTTTTGAATGTAAAGATGAGTTTATCAGAATCACTGTATTTAACTCTA
- a CDS encoding DUF1800 domain-containing protein has protein sequence MDRRTTFKKFLGVEAAATVGNRRQEDALPLGGGLTPYSGTWNYANAAHLLRRAMFGPTHQQILDAVRDGMDKTLDKLFTPVQLPLDPVIYSDNPVDPNVTKGQSWVKTPLNPSIQGNVAFKENSLFAWMMEQIYKEGVSITEKMTLFWHNHFVVSEIYDPRMSFDYIQLLRENCLKNFKELTKQITIDKAMLIYLNGNQNTNVAPNENFARELMELFTLGKGDLAGPGDYTTFTEQDVLAVAKALTGWTVPVDRRNTTYIPLAAFVPGLHDTSTKLLSHRFGNKSIVNAGADEYKNVVDLIFEKREAATFICRKLYRYFIYYKVSSAIESDIVDGLADTLVANNFNIAPVVRELLSSSHFYTDESLGALIRPPYEFIFNTLKAMKFNSSQVSSIEDTYNLYLHLYRSTNGLQQVYFDVPSVAGWTPYYQEPSFHEIWVNSVTLPLRTALTTGLAAKTIKVRNIAQKLFGLELTDYVSDFSAPGDATRLINDIVAHLLPKPIYQNQLDYLKSKLLGNLTEAQWKTNWDAFVAEPKDTQKKAAVENRLKLLISNLLTMPEYYLS, from the coding sequence ATGGATCGAAGGACCACTTTTAAAAAATTTCTGGGGGTAGAAGCTGCTGCTACAGTGGGCAATCGCCGTCAGGAAGATGCTTTGCCTCTGGGTGGCGGGTTGACTCCCTATTCCGGGACTTGGAATTATGCAAATGCAGCTCATTTACTCAGGAGAGCCATGTTTGGACCTACACACCAACAAATTTTAGATGCGGTGCGGGATGGCATGGATAAGACACTGGATAAATTATTTACTCCAGTCCAACTACCATTGGACCCGGTCATATATTCGGATAACCCTGTAGATCCTAATGTAACAAAAGGACAGTCTTGGGTAAAAACTCCGCTAAATCCAAGTATTCAGGGCAATGTGGCTTTTAAGGAAAATTCACTATTTGCCTGGATGATGGAGCAGATTTACAAAGAAGGAGTTTCTATCACTGAAAAAATGACCTTATTCTGGCACAATCATTTTGTAGTGTCTGAGATTTATGATCCACGAATGAGTTTTGACTACATACAATTATTAAGGGAAAATTGTCTGAAAAACTTTAAAGAACTGACTAAGCAAATTACAATTGATAAAGCTATGTTGATTTACTTAAATGGAAATCAAAATACCAATGTGGCGCCAAATGAAAACTTTGCACGGGAATTAATGGAATTGTTTACACTTGGAAAAGGCGATTTGGCTGGACCTGGTGACTATACTACCTTTACTGAGCAGGATGTATTGGCAGTTGCTAAAGCTTTAACCGGTTGGACGGTTCCTGTTGACCGAAGAAATACAACCTACATTCCATTGGCTGCATTTGTTCCTGGCTTACATGATACCTCAACTAAATTACTATCACATCGTTTTGGCAATAAGTCTATCGTAAATGCTGGAGCTGATGAATATAAAAACGTGGTTGATTTAATTTTTGAAAAACGTGAAGCAGCAACTTTTATCTGTCGTAAGTTGTATCGCTATTTTATTTATTACAAAGTAAGCAGTGCCATAGAATCAGATATCGTGGATGGTTTGGCAGATACTTTGGTTGCAAATAATTTTAATATTGCACCGGTAGTCAGAGAATTGCTTTCCAGTTCGCACTTTTATACAGATGAATCTTTAGGTGCTTTGATACGACCTCCGTATGAATTTATCTTCAATACTCTAAAAGCAATGAAGTTTAATTCGTCCCAGGTTAGCTCAATTGAAGATACTTACAATTTATATCTGCATTTATACCGAAGCACCAATGGACTTCAACAAGTTTATTTCGATGTTCCAAGTGTTGCCGGATGGACTCCTTACTATCAGGAGCCAAGTTTCCATGAAATTTGGGTAAATTCTGTAACCCTGCCTTTGCGTACTGCATTAACAACAGGACTTGCAGCTAAAACCATTAAAGTTCGGAACATTGCTCAAAAATTATTTGGATTGGAATTGACAGATTATGTAAGTGATTTTTCAGCTCCTGGAGATGCAACACGATTAATAAATGACATTGTCGCCCATTTATTACCCAAGCCAATTTACCAAAATCAGCTGGATTATTTAAAGTCTAAACTACTGGGTAATTTGACAGAAGCTCAATGGAAAACAAATTGGGATGCTTTTGTTGCCGAACCAAAAGATACTCAAAAGAAAGCTGCGGTAGAGAATAGACTTAAATTGCTAATCTCCAATTTATTAACGATGCCTGAATATTATTTAAGCTAA
- a CDS encoding NAD(P)/FAD-dependent oxidoreductase produces the protein MDINTDIIIIGAGPCGLFAVFEAGLLKMRCHLIDYLPIAGGQLSEIYPKKPIYDIPGYPEILASDLVTNLLKQIEPFKPGFTFGERAETLINHGQEGFEIVSHLGTRIKAKVIAIAGGLGCFEPRKPEIEHLDKFEDHGVDYIIKDPEKYRGKHLVIAGGGDSALDWCIYLADIAASIHLIHRRSEFRAAPESVEKLKRLSDTNKIKLIVNAELKSLKGNQNLEGIVVTTEQGQLEIETDYLIPLFGLSPKLGPIADWGLQISKSAIDVNTFDYSTNIPGIYAIGDINNYPGKLKLILCGFHEATLMMQSAYKIINEGKKPSFKYTTVTGINNL, from the coding sequence ATGGATATTAATACTGATATAATAATAATTGGAGCTGGTCCTTGTGGGTTGTTTGCTGTTTTTGAAGCCGGTTTATTAAAAATGAGATGCCATCTGATTGACTATTTGCCAATTGCAGGTGGACAACTCTCAGAAATCTACCCCAAAAAGCCTATTTATGATATACCTGGCTATCCGGAAATCCTGGCAAGTGATTTAGTCACTAATTTATTAAAACAAATTGAACCCTTTAAACCTGGATTTACCTTTGGTGAACGAGCCGAAACTTTAATTAATCATGGACAGGAAGGTTTTGAAATTGTAAGCCATCTTGGAACGCGAATCAAAGCCAAGGTGATTGCAATTGCCGGTGGCCTGGGTTGTTTTGAACCCAGGAAGCCTGAAATAGAGCATTTAGATAAATTTGAAGATCACGGGGTTGATTATATAATAAAAGATCCGGAAAAATATCGAGGCAAACACCTGGTGATTGCTGGTGGAGGGGATTCCGCTTTAGATTGGTGTATTTATTTAGCTGACATTGCTGCATCGATCCATTTAATCCATAGAAGATCTGAATTCCGCGCAGCACCAGAATCAGTTGAAAAATTAAAAAGACTTAGTGACACAAATAAAATTAAACTAATAGTAAATGCCGAACTTAAAAGCCTGAAAGGAAATCAAAATTTAGAAGGAATCGTGGTTACAACTGAACAAGGGCAATTGGAAATTGAAACAGATTACTTAATTCCACTTTTCGGCTTGAGTCCGAAACTCGGACCTATTGCAGATTGGGGACTTCAAATTTCAAAAAGTGCAATCGATGTAAACACATTTGATTATAGTACTAACATTCCAGGAATTTATGCAATTGGAGATATCAATAATTATCCAGGAAAATTAAAACTAATCCTTTGTGGCTTTCATGAGGCAACATTAATGATGCAGTCTGCTTATAAAATTATTAACGAAGGAAAGAAACCAAGTTTTAAATACACTACAGTAACTGGGATAAACAATTTATGA
- a CDS encoding 2Fe-2S iron-sulfur cluster binding domain-containing protein, translating to MEWLTVYIRDKNQIDHAIQIPNEASYSLMELLKASELPILGTCGGMALCASCHIYVHSENNLPAMKDAEVLLLDSLVNSQHNSRLACQIPVGDYLDQLILEIADQ from the coding sequence ATGGAATGGCTCACCGTATATATTCGCGATAAAAATCAAATAGATCATGCTATTCAGATCCCAAATGAAGCTTCCTATAGCCTAATGGAATTGTTAAAAGCATCTGAACTCCCCATTCTTGGCACCTGTGGAGGCATGGCTTTATGTGCATCTTGTCATATCTATGTGCATTCAGAAAATAATTTGCCTGCAATGAAAGATGCAGAAGTATTATTGCTCGATAGTTTAGTAAACAGCCAACATAACAGTCGTTTAGCCTGTCAAATTCCTGTTGGAGATTATTTGGATCAACTGATTCTTGAAATAGCAGATCAATAA